The following coding sequences are from one Rattus norvegicus strain BN/NHsdMcwi chromosome 11, GRCr8, whole genome shotgun sequence window:
- the Or5h27b gene encoding olfactory receptor Olr1540, with protein sequence MGTENATLLTEFVLTGLSHQPSWKISPFLLFLSIYLITIVGNLGLIILIWNDPCLQIPMYLFLGCFTLVDTWLSTTVTPKMLLAIIAKSKLISLSECMIQFFSFVMCATMECFLLAAMAYDHYAAIYKPLLYPVIMTYRLCVRLLILTFITGILHASIQEGMLFRLTFCNLNVIHHFYCDVMPLLKISSTDPSLNYLIVFIFSGSIQVFTISTILGSYTLVLFTILRKRSSKGVKKAFSTCGAHLLSVCLYYGSLLFMYLLPASQKAQDEDMMDSVFYTVIIPVMNPIIYRLRNKQIKDSVEKFLKRNV encoded by the coding sequence ATGGGAACAGAGAATGCAACTCTGCTGACAGAATTTGTTCTCACAGGACTCAGTCACCAACCGTCATGGAAAATCTCCCCGTTCCTGCTGTTCTTGTCCATCTATCTTATCACCATTGTGGGGAATCTTGGTCTAATTATTCTCATCTGGAATGACCCTTGCCTTCAAATCCCCATGTACTTATTTCTTGGGTGTTTCACGCTTGTTGATACTTGGTTATCAACCACGGTGACACCAAAGATGCTCCTCGCCATCATAGCTAAGAGTAAATTGATCTCTCTTTCTGAATGCATGATacagttcttttcttttgtgatgTGTGCAACCATGGAGTGTTTTCTCTTAGCAGCAATGGCCTATGATCACTATGCAGCCATATACAAACCTTTACTGTACCCAGTGATCATGACATATAGACTGTGTGTGCGTCTGCTCATCTTGACCTTTATAACTGGAATTCTTCATGCTTCAATTCAAGAAGGCATGTTGTTCAGATTAACCTTCTGTAATTTGAATGTAATACATCATTTTTACTGTGATGTAATGCCGCTGTTAAAGATTTCCTCTACCGACCCTTCTCTTAATTAcctaattgtttttattttctctggctCAATTCAAGTTTTCACTATTTCAACTATTCTAGGCTCTTACACACTTGTTCTGTTTACAATCTTAAGAAAGAGATCTTCCAAAGGTGTAAAGAAAGCCTTCTCCACATGTGGAGCCCATCTCCTCTCTGTGTGCTTATATTATGGCTCTCTTCTCTTCATGTATCTGCTTCCTGCATCCCAAAAAGCACAGGATGAAGACATGATGGACTCTGTATTCTACACTGTCATAATCCCTGTGATGAATCCAATCATCTATCGTCTGAGAAACAAGCAAATCAAGGACTCAGTGGAAAAATTCTTAAAGAGAAATGTTTAG
- the Or5h26b gene encoding olfactory receptor Olr1541, with protein sequence MGIENATLLTEFVLTGLSHLPQWKIPLFLLFLVIYLITVVGNLGLITLIWNDPHLHIPMYLFLASLAFVDTWLSSTVTPKMLLDFFTKSKLISFSECMIQFFSFGISGTTECFLLAAMAYDRYVAICKPLLYPVIMTNRLCVRLLTMSFIGGFIHTFIHAVFLFRLTFCDSNIIYHFYCDIMPLLKISCSDPSLNYLMIFIFSGSIQVFSILTILISYTLVLFSILKQKSIKGIKKALSTCGAHLLSVSLYYGSLLFMYLRPASPHVDDQDMMDSVFYTVLIPVLNPIIYSLRNKQVKKSLEKFLKRNT encoded by the coding sequence ATGGGAATAGAGAATGCAACACTGCTGACAGAATTTGTTCTCACAGGACTCAGTCATCTGCCCCAGTGGAAAATCCCCCTGTTCCTGCTGTTCTTGGTCATCTATCTCATCACCGTTGTGGGCAACCTTGGTCTGATCACTCTCATCTGGAATGACCCTCACCTTCACATCCCTATGTACTTATTCCTTGCAAGTTTAGCATTTGTGGATACTTGGttatcatccacagtgacaccAAAGATGCTATTAGATTTTTTCACCAAGAGTAAACTGATCTCTTTCTCTGAATGCATGATACAGTTTTTTTCATTTGGAATCAGTGGAACCACAGAATGTTTTCTCTTGGCAGCAATGGCCTATGATCGTTATGTAGCTATATGCAAACCTTTACTTTACCCAGTCATCATGACAAATAGGCTCTGTGTACGTCTTCTAACAATGTCCTTTATAGGTGGATTTATTCATACTTTCATTCATGCAGTCTTTTTATTCAGACTAACATTCTGTGATTCTAACATAATATACCACTTTTATTGTGATATTATGCCACTGTTAAAGATTTCCTGTAGTGACCCTTCTCTCAATTACctgatgatttttattttctctggctCAATTCAAGTATTCAGTATTTTGACCATTCTTATCTCTTATACGCTTGTTCTGTTCTCAATCCTAAAGCAGAAATCTATCAAAGGCATAAAGAAAGCTTTATCCACCTGCGGAGCCCATCTCCTCTCTGTATCTTTATACTATGGCTCTCTTCTCTTCATGTATTTGCGTCCTGCATCTCCGCATGTAGATGATCAAGATATGATGGACTCTGTATTTTACACTGTTTTAATTCCTGTACTGAATCCAATTATTTACAGTTTGAGAAATAAGCAAGTAAAAAAATCACTGGAAAAATTCCTAAAGAGAAACACTTAA